Proteins encoded in a region of the Dreissena polymorpha isolate Duluth1 chromosome 6, UMN_Dpol_1.0, whole genome shotgun sequence genome:
- the LOC127835800 gene encoding polycystin-2-like, with the protein MYSENHMWVSIAYRPQSSNYTRCQRVSCALTLNMLSLIVNAMFLRAGGKDGDIEDDADIQVHTSFISTLIVTPPTILLIYLFKLSKPKPVDPNTTLFKPSGRSTKIRVPMVHDWLEKQHQCSVQLEKCLVQKGYPSTQGLKLPYQCTYLAWFLVFLIWFLCAFFIMLYSMEWGKKKSEEWLTTFFLSCFQSIFCLDPPQGGMRLAAPPLDMGHLKKAKRLRQKELQLNRAIRDTILNLLMCWIIYSIACNRCRNEYMDETKCYKNYNEPDEETGAFCIGWKAGPCDDKKSIYNFSSAAWNFTSAFDIWGIPIAGGYNIYGGGGYIAKLDVNMLVSQTIVNELYLNSWIDRHTRAVALEFTLNCLQANIFTYNMFLVEFPETGGAFVHYGIHPMNVYQHVGPMGLYTLACELIYIVFLVGFTVMNIVMIVQQKKAFVSDAWQVYDLVFVMLGYVAIEMYFVRHVMTSQTMSVFNADKKAFINFYHIAIWNDMLVLLQGILCFMATLRLLNVLGYHKRIGTVVRVFKKIASQLIWFSLFFTACFTIYCIFGWLLFGAHLEYYKDIYSSLRTIFLSMIGKNRFTEMDNTSPYMAKIYFLLFIGFVDYLVLTTFLALLSKTIDDVHVEAKKDTGDELVDFVLKKMKRLILVGKSVKRLVKDDESKHPAPRINNARIENPYIDALEEIRNALQCSLISDPRGK; encoded by the exons ATGTATTCAG AGAATCACATGTGGGTGTCAATCGCATACCGACCGCAGTCCAGCAACTACACGCGCTGTCAGCGGGTTTCCTGCGCCCTGACATTAAACATGCTCAGCCTGATTGTCAACGCCATGTTCCTCCGGGCAGGGGGCAAGGACGGAGACATCGAGGACGACGCGGACATCCAA GTGCACACCTCTTTCATCTCGACGCTGATCGTGACGCCGCCCACTATCCTCCTCATCTACCTCTTCAAACTCTCCAAACCCAAGCCCGTTGATCCGAACACGACCTTGTTCAAGCCCAGTGGGAGGTCGACCAAGATCCGGGTCCCGATGGTCCACGACTGGCTCGAAAAACAGCACCAGTGCAGCGTTCAGCTGGAAAAGTGTCTTGTCCAGAAAGGATACCCTTCAACGCAG GGCCTGAAGCTGCCGTACCAGTGCACGTACCTCGCCTGGTTCCTGGTTTTCCTCATATGGTTCCTATGCGCGTTCTTCATCATGCTCTACAGCATGGAATGGGGCAAGAAGAAGTCAGAAGAGTGGCTCACCACCTTCTTCCTCTCCTGCTTCCAGTCCATATTCTGTCTTGACCCCCCTCAAG GCGGTATGCGACTCGCAGCGCCCCCTCTGGACATGGGGCATCTGAAGAAAGCCAAGCGTCTGCGGCAGAAGGAGCTTCAATTAAACAGGGCGATCCGGGACACCATACTGAACCTCCTCATGTGCTGGATAATCTACAGTATCGCCTGCA ATCGCTGTAGAAACGAGTACATGGatgaaacaaaatgttataaGAACTATAACGAGCCGGACGAGGAAACAGGTGCCTTCTGCATCGGTTGGAAGGCCGGGCCGTGCGACGACAAGAAGAGTATCTACAATTTCTCATCCGCTGCCTGGAATTTCACGTCGGCGTTCGATATCTGGGGAATACCTATCGCTGGGGGGTACAATATATATGGTGGAGGAGGATACATCGCAAAGTTGGACGTCAATATGCTAGTTAGTCAGACAATTGTGAACGAGCTTTACCTGAATTCCTGGATTGACCGTCATACAAGAGCAGTTGCACTAGAATTTACCCTTAACTGCTTACAAGCCAACATCTTTACGTACAACATGTTCTTGGTAGAATTCCCGGAGACAGGCGGCGCGTTCGTCCACTATGGGATACATCCCATGAATGTGTACCAGCACGTCGGTCCCATGGGCCTTTACACGCTGGCGTGCGAGCTGATATACATCGTGTTCCTAGTGGGGTTCACGGTTATGAACATCGTCATGATTGTGCAACAAAAGAAAGCGTTTGTTAGCGACGCTTGGCAGGTGTATGATCTTGTTTTTGTCATGCTAGGATACGTGGCcattgaaatgtattttgttCGACACGTGATGACCAGTCAAACCATGTCCGTATTCAACGCGGACAAGAAGGCGTTTATCAACTTCTATCACATCGCTATATGGAACGACATGCTCGTGCTCCTGCAGGGAATCCTCTGTTTTATGGCAACTCTTCGACTACTCAACGTGCTAGGCTACCACAAGCGCATCGGCACCGTTGTACGGGTCTTCAAGAAGATCGCCTCGCAGCTGATCTGGTTCAGTCTGTTCTTTACCGCCTGCTTCACCATTTACTGCATTTTCGGCTGGTTGCTGTTTGGCGCCCATCTCGAGTACTACAAGGACATCTACTCCTCCCTGCGAACCATATTTCTCAGCATGATCGGCAAGAACAGGTTCACGGAGATGGATAACACGAGCCCCTATATGGCTAAGATCTACTTCCTGTTATTCATCGGCTTCGTAGACTACCTCGTCCTTACGACGTTCCTGGCGCTGCTCAGCAAGACAATCGATGATGTACACGTTGAAGCCAAGAAGGACACGGGCGATGAACTGGTTGACTttgtattgaaaaaaatgaaaagacTCATATTGGTCGGCAAGTCCGTTAAACGATTAG TAAAAGATGATGAGTCAAAGCATCCGGCTCCGCGGATTAACAACGCACGGATCGAGAACCCTTACATTGACGCCTTAGAGGAGATCCGGAACGCGCTGCAGTGCTCCCTCATATCCGACCCGCGCGGCAAGTAG